A window of the Juglans microcarpa x Juglans regia isolate MS1-56 chromosome 5D, Jm3101_v1.0, whole genome shotgun sequence genome harbors these coding sequences:
- the LOC121266128 gene encoding transcription termination factor MTEF18, mitochondrial-like: protein MFLSRNHKRVSKLPEMIAKLNYHVLFSPIVYVKPTAKHDPSFISLKVRCFSTYSLSNDAKVSVTESSQLPNFTSRVSRIARTEAQEVLFDYLHCTRGFSFTDAEHISKNSPHFLQNLLSRIDNEKDVARNLTKFLRYNPINEFEPFLESLGLNPSELPMFLPRHLMFLSDDRVMLDNFHALCDYGIPRSRVGKLYKEANEIFGYDYGILALRLQAYETLGLSRPIVIKLINCCPSLLIGGVNNEFVKVLERWKKYGMENNWIGGYLSGKRTYNWNRMLDTMDFLDKVGYSEEQMRYLFISNPSLLFEDSGKTIYLLFGRLLKLGLKMDEIYSLFTHNPHILSGKCLKNLLQALYFLLEVGMEPKYIASIISTHIQLLGSCTLKGPKTVCKELKVGRYDLCQIIKEDPLKLFSTASKLKIKKSEQASSQYPSIHIEKTTFLLRLGYTENSDEMMKALKQFRGRGDQLQERFDCLVDAGLDCNVVAKIVKQAPMILNQTKAILEKKIDCLRNYLGYPLDSVVAFPAYLCYDMERIRRRLSMYVWLRERGAAKPTLSLSTLLACSDARFVRYFVDVHLEGPATWESIKGHQP from the coding sequence aTGTTCTTATCCAGAAACCATAAAAGGGTATCTAAATTGCCTGAAATGATTGCCAAACTCAACTACCATGTACTTTTCTCACCCATTGTCTATGTGAAACCTACAGCAAAGCATGACCCATCTTTTATTTCCCTTAAAGTTCGATGCTTTAGCACGTACAGCCTTTCCAATGATGCAAAAGTCTCTGTTACTGAGTCATCACAATTACCCAATTTCACTTCCCGAGTCTCTCGGATAGCCAGGACTGAAGCTCAGGAAGTGCTCTTTGATTATTTGCACTGTACTAGGGGCTTCAGCTTTACAGATGCTGAACACATAAGCAAGAACTCCccacattttcttcaaaatttgctCTCCAGGATTGATAATGAGAAAGATGTTGCTCGGAACTTAACAAAATTCCTGCGATACAATCCCATTAATGAGTTTGAACCATTTCTTGAGAGTTTGGGTTTGAATCCATCTGAGCTACCAATGTTTCTCCCACGGCACTTGATGTTTTTGAGTGATGATCGTGTTATGCTTGACAACTTTCATGCTTTATGTGACTATGGAATTCCGCGTAGTAGGGTTGGTAAATTGTATAAGGAAGCTAATGAAATTTTTGGATATGATTATGGGATATTGGCTTTGAGACTTCAAGCTTATGAAACATTGGGTTTGAGTAGACCCATAGTTATTAAGCTCATTAATTGTTGCCCATCACTTTTGATTGGTGGTGTTAATAATGAATTTGTCAAGGTTCTTGAGAGATGGAAGAAATATGGAATGGAAAATAATTGGATTGGAGGGTATTTATCTGGTAAAAGAACGTACAACTGGAACAGAATGCTTGATACAATGGATTTTCTTGATAAGGTAGGTTATAGTGAGGAGCAGATGCGTTATTTGTTTATCTCAAATCCTTCATTGCTGTTTGAAGATTCTGGGAAGacaatatatttattgtttggtCGATTACTCAAGCTGGGTCTCAAGATGGATGAGATCTATTCTCTTTTTACACATAATCCTCATATTTTGTCAGGTAAGTGTCTGAAAAATCTTTTGCAAGCACTGTATTTTCTACTTGAGGTTGGAATGGAGCCAAAATACATTGCAAGTATCATATCTACCCATATCCAGCTCCTGGGTTCGTGCACTCTGAAAGGACCCAAAACTGTTTGCAAAGAACTGAAAGTTGGAAGGTACGACCTATGTCAAATTATTAAGGAAGATCCACTGAAGTTATTCAGTACGgcatcaaaattgaaaataaagaagagtGAGCAGGCATCTTCTCAATATCCTAGTATACACATTGAGAAAACAACTTTTTTGTTGAGATTGGGTTACACAGaaaattcagatgagatgatgAAAGCTCTGAAGCAATTTCGAGGCAGAGGAGATCAATTACAGGAGAGGTTTGATTGCCTGGTGGATGCCGGGTTGGACTGCAATGTTGTGGCAAAAATTGTTAAACAAGCCCCTATGATTCTTAACCAGACGAAAGCCATACTTGAAAAGAAGATTGATTGCTTAAGAAACTATTTAGGTTACCCACTAGACTCTGTTGTGGCATTTCCGGCATATTTATGCTATGACATGGAAAGAATCAGAAGGCGGCTTTCGATGTACGTTTGGCTGAGGGAGAGAGGTGCAGCAAAGCCTACATTGTCCTTGAGTACTCTTCTTGCATGCTCAGATGCACGCTTTGTAAGATATTTTGTAGATGTCCATCTTGAAGGTCCGGCTACGTGGGAAAGTATAAAGGGCCATCAACCTTAA
- the LOC121264912 gene encoding BTB/POZ domain and ankyrin repeat-containing protein NPR1-like, with product MAYSTEPSSSLSFTSSSNLSNGTFGQAKSPSSGESGLEQGPSLDIISLNKLSSNLEQLVIDPSCDYSDADIVVEGIAVGVNRCILAARSRFFHELFQRDRGSAEKEGKPKYLMSDLLPFGEVGREAFWVFLSYLYTAKLKPSPMEVSTCVDESCVHDACRPAINFAVELMYASYIFQTPELVSLFQRRLLNFVEKAFVEDVIPILVVGFNCQLSQLVTQCVYRVARSDLDSISLEKELPHEIAEKISLLRLHSQHDDEPKNEAVDPLHEKRIRRIHKALDCDDVELVKLLLTESDITLDQAHALHYAVAYCDPKVVTELLGLGRANVNLQNKRGYTVLHIAARRKEPSIIVSLLTKGASALESTRDGQSAVSICRRLTRPKDYNAKTEQGQEANKDRICIDVLEREMRRNPMAGDTYISSQTVADDLHMQLLYLENRVAFARLFFPTEAKLAVDVAHAETTSGLAGPSTSKGSSGNLREVDLNETPTMRTKRLRTQMEALRKTVEMGRRYFPHCSDVLDKFMEDDLPDLFYLEKGTPEEQRIKRKRFMELKQDVQKAFHKDKAESESNRSGLSSSSPLSSLKDGVKFKVREDGVNHKVRRY from the exons ATGGCTTACTCAACTGAACCATCGTCGTCTTTGAGTTTCACTTCATCTTCCAATTTATCGAATGGCACATTTGGGCAAGCTAAATCACCCTCCTCTGGCGAGTCAGGCCTTGAACAGGGTCCTAGCCTCGATATCATTAGCTTAAACAAGCTCAGTTCTAATTTGGAGCAGCTCGTGATCGATCCAAGTTGTGATTATAGCGATGCGGATATCGTTGTTGAGGGAATTGCAGTTGGTGTTAACCGATGTATTTTGGCTGCTAGAAGTAGGTTTTTCCATGAGCTTTTTCAGCGAGATAGGGGATCTGCTGAGAAGGAAGGAAAACCAAAATATTTGATGAGTGATTTGTTGCCTTTTGGCGAGGTTGGACGTGAGGCATTTTGGGTTTTCTTGAGCTATTTGTATACGGCAAAATTGAAGCCTTCTCCAATGGAGGTGTCAACTTGTGTTGACGAGTCTTGCGTCCACGATGCATGCAGACCGGCTATAAATTTTGCGGTGGAATTGATGTACGCATCGTACATTTTTCAGACGCCAGAGCTGGTTTCACTTTTCCAG CGTCGTCTTCTTAACTTTGTCGAGAAGGCTTTTGTAGAAGATGTCATCCCAATTCTTGTGGTTGGTTTCAATTGTCAATTGAGCCAGCTTGTCACTCAGTGTGTTTATAGAGTAGCAAGATCAGATCTTGACagcatctctcttgagaaagaGCTACCTCATGAAATTGCAGAGAAAATTAGTTTGCTTCGTCTCCACTCTCAGCATGATGATGAACCTAAAAATGAAGCTGTGGACCCCTTGCATGAAAAGAGAATTAGGAGAATTCACAAAGCATTAGACTGTGATGATGTTGAACTGGTTAAACTTCTCTTGACTGAGTCTGATATAACCTTAGACCAAGCCCATGCTCTCCATTATGCTGTAGCCTACTGTGATCCTAAGGTTGTGACCGAGTTGCTTGGTCTGGGTAGGGCAAATGTCAACCTTCAAAATAAACGAGGTTATACAGTACTCCACATAGCTGCAAGGCGAAAAGAGCCATCAATAATAGTGTCGCTTCTGACCAAAGGAGCTAGTGCATTAGAATCAACACGGGATGGTCAGAGTGCAGTTAGTATTTGTCGGAGATTGACAAGGCCAAAGGATTATAATGCAAAAACAGAGCAGGGGCAGGAAGCAAACAAAGACCGGATTTGCATTGATGTTCTAGAGAGAGAAATGCGGAGGAATCCAATGGCTGGGGATACATATATTTCTTCCCAAACAGTTGCAGATGATCTGCACATGCAGTTGCTATACCTGGAAAACCGAG TGGCATTTGCACGATTATTCTTCCCTACCGAAGCTAAGCTAGCGGTAGACGTTGCACATGCTGAGACAACATCTGGGCTTGCCGGTCCTTCGACCTCAAAAGGTTCAAGTGGGAATTTGAGGGAGGTTGATTTGAATGAGACTCCAACTATGCGAACGAAGAGACTGCGAACTCAAATGGAGGCGCTAAGGAAAACAG TGGAGATGGGTCGACGCTATTTTCCTCATTGCTCAGACGTGCTGGACAAGTTCATGGAGGATGACCTCCCCGATTTGTTTTATCTTGAAAAGGGCACCCCAGAAGAGCAGAGAATCAAGAGGAAGCGCTTCATGGAGCTAAAACAGGATGTTCAAAAGGCGTTTCATAAGGACAAGGCCGAGTCCGAGTCGAATCGCTCTGGATTGTCTTCTTCCTCACCATTGTCTTCTCTAAAAGATGGTGTAAAATTTAAGGTTAGAGAAGATGGTGTAAATCATAAGGTCAGGAGATATTAA